A region of Osmerus eperlanus chromosome 9, fOsmEpe2.1, whole genome shotgun sequence DNA encodes the following proteins:
- the LOC134026588 gene encoding uncharacterized protein LOC134026588 produces the protein MQKRFLMDTLRNLHRKFLPDNPRKSISYSLFCRLRPYWVVHPTLSDRDTCLCKLHENLGFVVQKLFSMKLCKTPELETLMAEICCDPLNKECMYNNCDNCKDKDFPIVGEFEASMQVEYMQWVMEDTKGQTKDNTETTYKKTVKKKIDIRLDDLIYLFKDMLVKFKRHTFNIRQQFRYCRQLKKNLSENESIVHVDFSENYTCKYSSNIQSAYYGASNEQAILHTGILYAGPDAHPLGFSTITSSRMKGPPAIWEHLKPVLTFMKNLFPAIKVVHFLSDGPCSQYRQKGNFYLLTTLLHKMGFHAGSWNFFEASHGKGAPDGVGGALKRTADRLVSLGRDICSATDLFEALVERV, from the coding sequence ATGCAAAAGAGATTCCTGATGGACACCCTGAGGAACCTGCACAGGAAATTCTTGCCAGATAATCCGAGGAAATCTATTTCCTATTCTCTGTTTTGCAGACTGAGACCGTACTGGGTAGTGCACCCAACACTCTCTGATAGGGACACATGCTTGTGTAAATTACATGAGAACCTCGGCTTTGTAGTTCAAAAGCTTTTCAGCATGAAGTTGTGTAAGACCCCTGAGCTGGAGACGTTGATGGCGGAGATCTGTTGTGACCCACTCAACAAAGAATGCATGTACAATAACTGTGACAACTGTAAAGACAAGGACTTCCCAATAGTCGGAGAGTTTGAAGCCAGCATGCAAGTGGAATACATGCAATGGGTCATGGAGGACACGAAGGGACAAACAAAGGACAACACTGAGACAACCTACAAGAAGACAGTCAAAAAGAAGATTGACATCAGGCTAGATGACCTGATCTATCTCTTTAAAGACATGCTTGTTAAGTTCAAACGCCATACATTCAACATTAGACAACAATTTAGATATTGCCGGCAACTAAAGAAGAACCTGAGCGAAAATGAGAGCATTGTGCATGTGGATTTTTCTGAGAATTACACCTGTAAGTATTCTTCTAACATCCAATCAGCATATTATGGTGCATCGAATGAACAAGCCATATTACACACAGGAATCTTGTATGCTGGCCCAGATGCTCACCCATTGGGCTTCAGCACCATCACCTCATCCCGAATGAAGGGGCCTCCAGCTATTTGGGAACATCTTAAGCCAGTGTTAACCTTCATGAAGAACCTCTTTCCTGCCATCAAAGTGGTTCATTTTCTTAGCGATGGACCCTGTTCGCAGTATCGCCAGAAAGGTAACTTCTACCTCCTAACCACTCTCCTTCACAAGATGGGGTTCCATGCAGGGTCATGGAACTTTTTTGAGGCAAGTCATGGCAAGGGAGCGCCAGATGGAGTTGGTGGTGCTTTAAAGAGAACAGCTGATCGTCTGGTTAGCCTTGGTCGCGATATATGCTCCGCAACTGATCTGTTTGAGGCCTTGGTGGAGAgagtgtaa